AGTTGGAACAGAGACGATCATCGACAAATCAAAGTCAGTGAAGACTAATTTGATGCAGCTGTTTGAGGAGTCTGGGAATACAGATGTAGAAGGAATAGACACGACTAATGCATGCTATGGAGGCACAGCTGCTGTCTTCAATGCTGTTAACTGGGTTGAGTCCAGCTCTTGGGATGGTATGTGATATGTTACTCTGGAAAAGCTGTTCTTGAGGATGAATGAGCTTTTAACTAACAGTATATGCAAACGTTTACCAGTTAATGCTTATTTGAATATGGTCAGAAAGATAGCTATGACTTTCAACTTACTTATGAATTGGTTATCTTTATCATGTAGAAGAAAATCATCAGAATTTAGtcagaacattttctttctttaccaaAGACGGGGCAATCATGCTCTGGGAAAATATAACAGGcttcagtttatatatatatgatataatgtTGATCACCTTCTTGTGTACTAATATTTTTAGGACGGTATGCCCTGGTAGTTGCAGGAGATATTGCTGTGTATGCCACAGGAAACGCTAGACCTACAGGTGGCGTTGGAGCCGTTGCTCTGCTAATTGGACCAAATGCCCCTTTAATTTTTGACCGAGGTGAGTATTTGGGAAAGCATTTTTTTATTCACATGATACACTGAGAAATTCTAAACTATAAGTAGGAGCTAGTACTTATTTACTGAATGTTTATGAAATGCAGGCATTACCTACTAAATGCTTAAATGTGTTGTCACATTTATTCTTCATAGCAGTTATTTCAAGTAAGTGatgtcatcctcattttacagagaattAAAATGGCTTTAAGTTGGTCTTATGTAATTACTAAAAGGGGTAACTTGCCCATAGTTACACAGTAAGTGATAAGTTTAATTTGTTTTCAGTTCAGAGCGCTTGTGATCTCCCGGTTAGATATATGCATAAAATGTTACATATCAAAGGTGACTTAGGGCTATTCCTGGTTActgttatgtttcatttcaattacATTGTGGTTTCACCTTGTGATTTCTATACTGCAAGTGGTGAGAGTTGACTATAGTTAAGGAAGGTACCCAGATAATGCAATATGTTTACTAATATACAAACATCATAAAGCAGAAATACATGGACATGTTCCTTTTTGGTTCTAAAAGGACTTCGGGGGACACATATGCAACACGCCTATGACTTTTACAAGCCTGATATGCTTTCTGAATATCCTATAGTAGATGGAAAACTCTCCATACAGTGCTACCTCAGTGCGTTAGATCGTTGCTATTCTGTCTACCGCAAAAAGATCCGTGCCCAGTGGCAAAAAGGtgggttttataatttttgcttgCTTTGACATCTGTTGAGGGCTGTATAATGTGCTCAGGGGTTTTTAGTGAGAAGCTTCTCTGTGGGCATCCTTCATTAGTCTCCTTTAGCCATTTCTTCCTCACCCACCAGATAGCATTTTCCCATAGTTTCTGGGAATGTGAACTTTAGGTAAACAGGTAAGCTTTGGAAATGAGGTACATCTCTGCAAAAATACTGAGGTTGACTTATCCCCAGTAAGAAAATCAAAAGTaggataaaagaaagtaacttgaATTTTGTTCACCTTTTGAGAGAGCTATTTTCACAAAGTTTTAGTTTGCAGCTATGATCCTAGTTTCATGTTTTCAGAAGtttcacattttctcattttcatgagAAAACTAACGAAAATAAACTACTGAATTACTCCCTCTCCCCTCATAGTCTGTTTGCGCTTGACTGTGAATTCATACTTATTGTCATTAATCTCCATCTTTAACCCTGAAAAACTTCTTGAGGCACAGAAAAGGGCAGTATTTAAATTAATACAATTAAAACACAGCCTCATATAAAGTATGCTTTTTCCATCAACCAACTTTACTTTATAGAAGTTGTAAGAGAGGGCTAAAATAATATTCAGTAACAGATATTAAGAAACTTGTGGCTCTGGATAGGAAGCATTCTTGCAGTATCTCAGATGATATACTTTTTAACAGTATTTTATAGTCCAGTGACTTTCTAACTTTCTGTTAGGATCCACAGTAAGAAGTACACTTGACACTGTATGTATGTACCTGCTAAACTGAAACAAAAGTGTCATGAAATTACTTACTCATGCTGCAAGTTACATAGTTTTCCTATTCTCCTactatattctattttatttaaaaaaacacattaagactaaaaaaaaatgctggctTTGACCCACTAAATTGATGACATAACCCATTCTTAAGTTTGAATAAGCCGCAGTGTAGTAGTGTACATTGTTCTGTCCCTGGCTATGTCTTTGATGGGCATTTAAACCATAGTGATATTTCATTATATTGTATAATTTTGGTTGCTATTTAAAGATAAACCATCCTCACCTTGTTCTAAAATCAGACCTCAAAAGTTAGTGGgttaaatgaattttataattcctttggatTTCTCTTTCAGAGGGAAATGATAAAGATTTCACCTTGAATGACTTTGGTTTCATGATCTTCCACTCACCTTATTGTAAACTGGTTCAGAAATCTCTAGCTCGGATGTTGCTGAATGACTTCCTAAATGACCAGAACAGAGATAAAAATAGCATCTATAGTAGCCTGGAAGCCTTTGGGTAAGAAGAGTTGTTATTGTTTCTTCCTGCTATGTGAGAGTATTGGTTTATATCTGGTAAGCCATTATTTGTACAGACATGAAAAGCTTAAGAGTTGAAAGAATCTTAGAAGTCATTTAGTCTCATGTATTTATGTCATCACTGGAGAAATTGATTCCCAGAGAGGGAGCAGCTTACCTGCATGAATTCTTTAGTCATTTCTACTCAGATtatctgatttctttcttttagataTTTTCCCATTGTCACACAATAAATAGCCCCACAGTGTCTGTATTTCCTACAATAGCCTCTTAACTCCTTGCCTTTTCAGCCTGTGCCCCGTATCCATCCTGCCCATTGTCACTGTTGAAGTCTGCATTTGTACTCCTTCCACATTTTTCCCACTTCCTTGGCTCCCTACCTAGCATGCCCTGCCTGTTAAAACTCACTGTTCTTCCTTGCCTGTCTCCCTTCTCCATATGAtaaaattttcaactttttaagaCTTAGCTCCTGTAATACCATGACTTTTCTAAGTAGATAATCTTATgaatttgaaataatatattccATTTGGTGACAACAAAGTTTTAGCAGGTTTATTAGTCCTAACATTAGAATTAAAGTTGTTTTAACTTGATAATAAAAACTTTGAGGAAAAAGACCATACGTGTATAACTGTGTGACTTCTATAGCAATTAGCATGCTGCTACTTGGCTTTtaataaacaggaaaacaatcatatacacaaattaaaatattaattaggtATActatgaaatataaagaaaatgtagtctgAACACTATAAGACTGCCTTTTTTCTAAATCTTTCAGGGATGTTAAATTAGAAGATACCTACTTTGACAGAGATGTGGAAAAGGCATTTATGAAGGCTAGTTCTGAACTCTTCAATCAGAAAACAAAGGCATCTTTGCTTGtatcaaatcaaaatggaaatatgtaTACATCTTCAGTGTATGGTTCCCTTGCTTCTGTTTTAGCACAGTAAGTATAAATTTCAGTTGCCTAACTCCCTTCATATGGGGATGTTAGGTTCCTGAAACGAAATCCTGTATCTGGCATGTTGGTGGCAGGtcacagaatattttattttcatgtgctCTAGTGTGCTATCCATTGACTTGAGGGAAAAATTTTGTTATAAAAGATATATggaaaatgctatttttttaactttctttttttataactaTAGCATGATGGATATTCTCTTTATATGTCCATCCCCTTCACTTTTTTCAGCTTCCTCCTCTgaccctcccctatggtaactactagttacttctcagtgtctatgaatctattgccattttgtttgttttgttttgttttgtttttgttttgtttttagattctacacataggtgaaatcatatggtatttgtctttctctgcctggcttattgcacctagcgcaataccctctaggtccatgcaTGTTTTACAAatcacaggatttctttcttttttatggctgaataatactccatttatatatgtaccacagctttatccattcatctgttgatggacactttggttgcttccatatcttggctattgtaaataacatggcAATAAATTTAGGGGTGGGTATATTTTTTCGAatcaaaaattttttcttctttggtaaatttctagaagtgggattactgtgttgtattacatttctatttttagttttttgaggaacatccatactattttccacagtggctgcaccaatttacattctcccCAACAGCACAcacacaagtgttcccttttctccacatcctctccaacacctgttatttcttgtcttttgggtagtggctattctaactggtatgagatagtatttcactgtggttttgattagcagttctgatgattagtgatgtcgagcactttttcatgtgcttattggccatctgtatgtcttctttggaaaaatgtttcctCGGgttctctgccaattttttaagtgggtttttttgtttttttaggtgttgagccgtatgagttctttatatattttgaatgttagccccttatcagatacatcatttgcaaatatgttctctcaTATAGtaaattgcctttttgttttgctgatgttttctttgctgtacagagctttttagtttgatgtagtcccacttgtttattttacttttgtttcccttgccctgggaaaTGCATCCATGATCTTAATTATTCATGACCTACAGTGGAATGAGAAATCCCTGCCTGACAAAGTAacttattatattgtattataacTTTAATAGGCCCCATCATTCCCAAAGAGACAAAAActctttattttcagtctgtttaCTGTAATAATAAAGCCTTAGGTTAGATCCCACAGGCTATGGGGTGAATTGCCCATGCATTGTAGTTTGGGATCAGTGAAAACATTTTAACAGCTTTTCCCCATTATACAGGTACTCGCCTCAGCAGCTGGCAGGGAAGAGGATTGGGATGTTCTCTTACGGTTCTGGGTTAGCTGCCACTCTCTACTCCCTTAAAGTTACACAAGATGCCACACCAGGTAAATGCTGTCTTTCAGCAGAAATGTATTGAGAACTTGCTGTAGTGTGGTTAATTCAGCAGGCTTCTCCCCAACAATCGCTTGAATCTGTCCCATGGCTCATTATGTTCTATCTTCATTACTCGTTGTAGCATAGCTGGACTTCTACTTTCCGCCTGAACTGGGTAAAGGGCAGGATTATGTCTGAGTTaggattttctctttccttctgtccaTGTCAAGAAAAAGCATGTAATCAGCTTAATTTTTATGGCACAGTTGTTCAACTTTTCCCTTTTTGgcaaataattattttgtcttatatCTCATTTTTCTAAGCATATGTAGTGAGGGAATTGTAGGTAGAGAAACGGAAGTATGTTCAATGCAGGTGGCTTCAGAGTCTTCACACTAATGATTGAGTCTGATCATGTAGGTGGGTAACACCAAATCATTTGTTGTTGGGCTTTTTTTAACTTACCTTATTTTTATAGGTTTATGGTCTTGGTGTATATTTAAGGAAACTTCTGTGCCTTTCTTGAGCAGGAATGAACAAAAACATGCAGAAACACTGATGGGAGATTTGGTGTTACTCTTAAAACTATATCATAGATGGACTGTAGACAAGTTATTTATAGTTTCAAATCCTACCTATTTCCTAACTTGTCTCTTGGCTGATACTAAACAACTGTCTAGTCAGAGGTCATAGGAAGCTGTGCCAAATAAATAGCATCTTATCTTTTAAACAATAGCCAGTagttctaaaaaaaacaaaaagctatttTTTTCCACTTGGCAACATTTTGTTCAGGCTTTTGGGCatgctacttttgtcttttaatgttggtattatttactattttagGGTCTGCTCTTGATAAAATAACAGCAAGTTTATGTGATCTTAAATCAAGGCTTGACTCAAGAACTTGTTTAGCACCAGAAGTCTTTGCTGAAAAGATGAAACTCAGAGAAGACACTCATCACCTGggtaaaaatactgtattgtgttttaacataaatatatacCGAACAGCCTATTAGAGACCTATAACAGCATTAAGCATGTTGTGTATAAGATAAGGCTATCTAGTTTTATTCAGTACTGATCTGATTCTGGTGAAAATTGTAGGGAATGTGCAACTTCTTACCTTTAGTGTTTCTGTAGCATAGCTAATGTTTCATATTCTTTGCCTTTCCTCTAGTCAACTATATTCCCCAGAGTTCAATAGATACACTCTTTGAAGGAACGTGGTACCTAGTTCGAGTGGATGAAAAACACAGAAGAACTTACGCCCGGCGCCCCTCTCCAAATGCCGACACTTTGGATGAAGGAGTGGGGCTTGTGCATTCAAGCACAGCAACTGAGGTGAGTGAATGAAGGTCTTTGGTCTTGGGCTTTGACAGGGTTAAGACATTTCCATCCCCAGGGCTTAGTTGACCTAACAGATTCAGCAACTAAAGGAATGTCGATAAAGCAGAGTAACTCAGAGCAAGGGCTCTGGGATTGGTTTCTGACTGTGACATTTTCAAATTGTATCAAATGCTTTGCCATTAAGTTATTAgcctttttaaagtatatagtaATTACTAAGTTTTATTAATAATACCAGCATTTAAAGGAAGACTGACTAGGGAGAGGTTCATGTGATGATGTCCTGGTGGGAGATGAAGTAGGGATCAGGGTGGTGAGCCCCCTCACATCTCTTCTCTCAGGCCTCGTCAATCTATCTCTATTAAACTGTCAAGAAGCAATAATTTGAATTCCTGTTATATGTTAGggattttatttatagtttctgtTTAATCCATATAAAAACCACCTTGAGATGAATGATATtgtcctcattttagagatgaagctATAGGAAGTTAAGTGACTGGCCCAGGATCACAGCCATGCCTCAAACTGAGGACTTTATAATCTTGAAGTTCTTAGTTTCATCTGCTCACCACAGGTTTGGTGAATGCTTAGTGTTGCCTCTTGACACAAATTAGCATCAAGCCACTAGTGTT
This genomic interval from Manis javanica isolate MJ-LG chromosome 1, MJ_LKY, whole genome shotgun sequence contains the following:
- the HMGCS1 gene encoding hydroxymethylglutaryl-CoA synthase, cytoplasmic isoform X1 encodes the protein MPGSLPLNVEACWPKDVGIVALELYFPSQYVDQAELEKYDGVDAGKYTIGLGQAKMGFCTDREDINSLCMTVVQNLMERNSLSYDCIGRLEVGTETIIDKSKSVKTNLMQLFEESGNTDVEGIDTTNACYGGTAAVFNAVNWVESSSWDGRYALVVAGDIAVYATGNARPTGGVGAVALLIGPNAPLIFDRGLRGTHMQHAYDFYKPDMLSEYPIVDGKLSIQCYLSALDRCYSVYRKKIRAQWQKEGNDKDFTLNDFGFMIFHSPYCKLVQKSLARMLLNDFLNDQNRDKNSIYSSLEAFGDVKLEDTYFDRDVEKAFMKASSELFNQKTKASLLVSNQNGNMYTSSVYGSLASVLAQYSPQQLAGKRIGMFSYGSGLAATLYSLKVTQDATPGSALDKITASLCDLKSRLDSRTCLAPEVFAEKMKLREDTHHLVNYIPQSSIDTLFEGTWYLVRVDEKHRRTYARRPSPNADTLDEGVGLVHSSTATEHIPSPAKKVPRLPAPAADPEAAVISNGEH
- the HMGCS1 gene encoding hydroxymethylglutaryl-CoA synthase, cytoplasmic isoform X2 yields the protein MPGSLPLNVEACWPKDVGIVALELYFPSQYVDQAELEKYDGVDAGKYTIGLGQAKMGFCTDREDINSLCMTVVQNLMERNSLSYDCIGRLEVGTETIIDKSKSVKTNLMQLFEESGNTDVEGIDTTNACYGGTAAVFNAVNWVESSSWDGRYALVVAGDIAVYATGNARPTGGVGAVALLIGPNAPLIFDREGNDKDFTLNDFGFMIFHSPYCKLVQKSLARMLLNDFLNDQNRDKNSIYSSLEAFGDVKLEDTYFDRDVEKAFMKASSELFNQKTKASLLVSNQNGNMYTSSVYGSLASVLAQYSPQQLAGKRIGMFSYGSGLAATLYSLKVTQDATPGSALDKITASLCDLKSRLDSRTCLAPEVFAEKMKLREDTHHLVNYIPQSSIDTLFEGTWYLVRVDEKHRRTYARRPSPNADTLDEGVGLVHSSTATEHIPSPAKKVPRLPAPAADPEAAVISNGEH